One window of Phycisphaeraceae bacterium genomic DNA carries:
- the tadA gene encoding Flp pilus assembly complex ATPase component TadA: MARSRKKLGEILVGKGVLTPEQADKATAVAKGSGKRLGEALVEGGFAKEDQVARALAEQFGLEFVDLNANGVTSKIEFGAIPEDLIKRYTILPLGKAGNKLALAIHDPMDLELLDMLRFRLNVEVDPKVASKSQIRAFIETKGKSPSSAPKMVEPGAGLVTDSIDRSIDRSVDRSVDKSIDVASEDAPIVKLCNRIIIEAVKMRASDIHIEPFADRVRLRYRIDGVCMERDNLPKRMQNAVLSRMKLMSGVNIAEKRIPQDGRIKLPVDDKFIDFRVSSCPVYHGESIVLRILRPDSVRIGLENLGFEADNLSIFNRIIRRPNGIFLVTGPTGSGKTTTLYSALDVLNRPDRKIITAEDPVEYNFEGINQCQVREHIGLTFPAILRSMLRQAPNIILVGEIRDKEVAEIAIQAALTGHLVFSTLHTNDAPSAITRLIDMGLKPFLVASSIQAVMAQRLIRVLCKHCKRIAKPEEIDPKYLSLTGITMDEAVGRVHSAVGCAECNNTGYRGRKAIFEMMIMNAAIRDLAFNLAPISDLRKAALANGMRPLVQDGKLKILAGVTTPNEIANTTQVESH; encoded by the coding sequence ATGGCACGATCGAGGAAGAAACTCGGTGAGATACTTGTAGGGAAGGGCGTTCTCACGCCGGAGCAGGCCGACAAGGCGACGGCTGTTGCCAAGGGGTCTGGCAAGAGACTCGGCGAGGCACTCGTTGAGGGCGGGTTTGCGAAAGAAGACCAGGTTGCTCGCGCGCTGGCGGAGCAGTTCGGGCTCGAGTTTGTCGACCTGAACGCCAACGGCGTGACTTCCAAGATCGAGTTCGGGGCGATACCCGAGGATCTGATCAAGCGGTACACGATTCTGCCGCTGGGCAAGGCGGGGAACAAGCTTGCGCTTGCGATCCACGATCCGATGGATCTTGAACTGCTGGACATGCTGCGGTTTCGCCTGAATGTCGAGGTCGATCCGAAGGTCGCATCGAAGAGCCAGATTCGTGCGTTCATCGAGACGAAAGGGAAGTCGCCCTCGTCGGCTCCGAAGATGGTCGAGCCGGGTGCCGGGCTTGTGACGGACTCGATCGATCGGTCGATCGATCGGTCGGTCGACCGCTCGGTGGACAAGTCGATCGACGTCGCGTCGGAAGATGCGCCGATCGTGAAGCTGTGCAACCGGATCATCATCGAGGCCGTGAAGATGCGGGCCTCGGATATCCATATCGAGCCGTTCGCGGATCGTGTGCGGCTGAGGTATCGGATCGACGGCGTCTGTATGGAGCGTGACAATCTGCCGAAGCGGATGCAGAACGCGGTGTTGAGCCGTATGAAGCTGATGTCCGGCGTGAATATCGCGGAGAAGCGGATCCCGCAGGACGGTCGTATCAAGCTCCCGGTGGACGACAAGTTCATCGACTTCCGTGTGTCGTCGTGCCCCGTGTACCACGGCGAATCGATCGTGCTTCGTATTCTTCGTCCCGACTCGGTGCGCATCGGTCTTGAGAACCTGGGATTCGAGGCCGACAACCTCTCGATCTTTAACCGGATCATCCGGCGTCCGAACGGCATTTTCCTGGTGACCGGCCCGACCGGTTCCGGAAAGACGACGACGCTTTATTCGGCGCTTGACGTGCTGAACCGTCCTGACCGCAAGATCATTACTGCGGAGGACCCGGTCGAGTACAACTTCGAGGGTATCAATCAGTGCCAGGTGCGAGAGCACATCGGTCTGACGTTCCCGGCGATTCTTCGGTCGATGCTGCGTCAGGCCCCGAACATCATCCTCGTTGGTGAGATTCGAGACAAGGAAGTCGCGGAGATCGCGATCCAGGCCGCGCTGACGGGCCACCTGGTGTTTTCGACGCTGCACACGAACGATGCGCCGTCGGCGATCACTCGTCTGATCGACATGGGGCTGAAGCCGTTCCTTGTCGCCAGTTCGATCCAGGCGGTGATGGCGCAGCGGCTCATCCGCGTGCTCTGCAAGCACTGCAAGCGCATCGCCAAGCCCGAGGAGATCGATCCGAAGTATCTCTCGCTGACCGGCATCACCATGGACGAGGCGGTGGGGCGTGTCCACAGTGCGGTCGGCTGTGCCGAGTGCAACAACACGGGATACCGTGGCCGAAAGGCGATTTTCGAGATGATGATTATGAACGCAGCGATTCGCGATCTGGCGTTCAATCTCGCACCGATTTCGGATCTACGCAAGGCGGCTCTGGCGAACGGCATGCGTCCGCTGGTGCAGGACGGCAAGTTGAAGATCCTGGCCGGCGTCACCACACCAAACGAGATCGCGAATACGACGCAGGTTGAGTCACACTGA
- a CDS encoding type IV pilus twitching motility protein PilT, which yields MSSQESSQSARVGPSMQIDRLLDTVVKLGASDLHLTVNRRPTIRHHGHLKDLQTKILDSDDMVGLMKSITPERNQQELQEEGGTDFGFAYGDAARFRVSVFRQRGDIAIVLRQIPNRLLTFEQIGLPEMCRELIRRPRGMFLVTGPTGSGKTTSLATMIDYINQTMDRHIVTMEDPIEYYHKHKKSIVNQREVGNDVPSFAEALRRALRQDPDVILVGEMRDLETIEAAVRAAETGHLVFGTLHTTGAAKTIDRLVDAFPVTQQNQIRVQLSTALISVLSQVLLSRTDQPGMVAGYEFLVVTPAIANLIRENKTFRIDSAIQTGKRFGMQLLDDHLWSLYSRDMISAEEMIDKSKNPADLTDKVHRLGRTVGRSEWDQDDVSA from the coding sequence ATGTCTTCTCAGGAATCCAGCCAATCAGCACGCGTCGGTCCATCGATGCAGATCGATCGACTCCTTGACACTGTGGTCAAGCTTGGCGCGTCGGACCTTCACCTGACGGTGAACCGGCGTCCCACGATCCGTCACCACGGCCACCTGAAGGATCTGCAGACGAAGATTCTGGACTCGGACGACATGGTTGGCCTGATGAAGTCGATCACGCCCGAGCGGAACCAGCAGGAGTTGCAGGAGGAGGGAGGCACGGACTTCGGATTTGCATACGGCGATGCCGCACGCTTCCGTGTGTCGGTCTTCCGTCAGCGTGGTGACATCGCGATCGTGCTTCGGCAGATCCCGAACCGGCTGCTGACGTTCGAGCAGATCGGCCTTCCGGAGATGTGCCGCGAGTTGATCCGGCGTCCCCGTGGGATGTTCTTGGTCACGGGTCCGACGGGTTCTGGAAAGACGACTTCGCTCGCGACGATGATCGACTACATCAACCAGACGATGGACCGTCACATCGTCACGATGGAAGACCCGATCGAGTATTACCACAAGCACAAGAAATCGATCGTGAACCAGCGCGAGGTGGGGAACGATGTTCCCAGCTTCGCAGAGGCACTTCGCCGTGCGTTGCGTCAGGACCCGGACGTGATCCTGGTCGGTGAAATGCGAGATCTGGAGACGATTGAGGCGGCGGTCCGTGCCGCGGAGACGGGCCACCTGGTCTTCGGAACGCTGCACACCACGGGTGCCGCGAAGACGATCGACCGACTGGTGGACGCCTTCCCTGTTACCCAACAGAACCAGATCCGCGTTCAGCTTTCGACGGCCCTTATTTCGGTGCTTTCGCAGGTGCTGCTCTCTCGTACGGACCAGCCCGGGATGGTGGCTGGGTACGAGTTCCTGGTCGTCACACCCGCGATCGCGAACCTGATCCGTGAGAACAAGACGTTCCGCATCGACTCGGCGATCCAGACCGGCAAGCGGTTCGGCATGCAGTTGCTCGACGATCACCTCTGGTCTCTGTACAGCCGCGACATGATCTCGGCAGAAGAGATGATCGACAAGAGCAAAAATCCGGCTGACCTGACGGACAAGGTCCATCGACTGGGCCGCACGGTGGGACGTTCGGAGTGGGATCAGGACGACGTGTCGGCGTGA
- the gspE gene encoding type II secretion system ATPase GspE codes for MDIAQELKGRKLGRVLTKLGKVTREQVHEALSVQKTKKAPIGQLLVELGYCSMRDINAALAGQAGMEFVDLSSMTIPEEVLNILPAENVQTYQVVPIEHNPTSKRLKIAMKNANNFRAVDDLRLLMGFNVEAVVAEEDAIDAIIKKHYTKQESMTDVVSALATDSKFKSLEGRGESIDLDAVMELASDNQVVKLLNLVLLQAIKDRASDIHFEPFENEFKMRYRIDGVLYEMVPPPKHLGPAITSRVKVMANLDIAERRLPQDGRIELTVGGSPVDLRVAVLPTMHGESVVMRILDRSNVKLQLDRIGFRPDDLEKFRYLINKPNGIVVVTGPTGSGKTTTLYAALAELNQIDTKILTAEDPVEYDIDGLCQVQVNEEVGLTFAKALRSFLRQDPDIILVGEIRDLETAQIAIQASLTGHLVLSTLHTNDAPSSIIRLVDLGVEPFLLTATIEGVVAQRLARTICPKCKEPYQPSDEELMELNLTPDKVKGRHFFRGRGCDNCSKSGYRGRMALFEIFSIEDELRELIMRNASTAVLREHSIKRGMRTLRDSGMLAIYEGQTTIDEVVRETLAEE; via the coding sequence ATGGACATCGCACAAGAATTGAAGGGTCGGAAGCTCGGCAGAGTGCTGACGAAACTCGGCAAGGTGACGCGCGAGCAGGTTCATGAGGCGTTATCGGTCCAAAAGACAAAGAAGGCGCCGATCGGGCAGTTGCTGGTCGAGCTTGGGTATTGCTCGATGCGAGATATCAACGCCGCGCTCGCCGGGCAGGCGGGCATGGAGTTCGTTGACCTCTCGAGCATGACGATCCCTGAAGAGGTGCTCAATATCCTGCCTGCTGAGAACGTCCAGACGTATCAGGTGGTTCCCATTGAACACAACCCGACCAGCAAGCGGCTGAAGATCGCGATGAAGAACGCGAACAACTTCCGCGCGGTCGACGACCTTCGGCTTCTGATGGGTTTCAATGTTGAGGCGGTCGTCGCGGAAGAGGACGCGATCGACGCCATCATCAAGAAGCACTACACGAAGCAGGAGTCGATGACGGATGTCGTGAGCGCGCTCGCGACGGACTCGAAGTTCAAGTCTCTTGAGGGGCGTGGCGAGTCGATCGACCTCGACGCGGTGATGGAGCTTGCGTCGGACAATCAGGTCGTGAAGCTGCTGAACCTCGTGTTGCTTCAGGCCATCAAGGACCGCGCATCTGACATCCACTTCGAGCCGTTCGAGAACGAGTTCAAGATGCGGTACCGGATCGACGGTGTGTTGTACGAGATGGTGCCTCCGCCGAAGCATCTGGGGCCGGCGATCACGAGCCGCGTGAAGGTCATGGCGAACCTGGATATCGCCGAGCGGCGTCTGCCTCAGGACGGTCGCATTGAGTTGACAGTCGGAGGGAGCCCGGTGGATCTTCGTGTCGCGGTGCTGCCGACGATGCACGGTGAGTCGGTGGTGATGCGTATTCTGGATCGCTCGAACGTGAAGCTGCAACTGGATCGGATCGGATTCCGGCCCGATGACCTGGAGAAGTTCCGTTACCTCATCAACAAGCCGAACGGCATCGTCGTGGTGACGGGGCCGACCGGTTCGGGCAAGACGACGACGCTTTACGCGGCTCTCGCTGAGCTGAATCAGATCGATACCAAGATCCTGACGGCCGAGGACCCGGTCGAGTACGACATTGACGGCCTCTGCCAGGTGCAGGTGAACGAAGAGGTCGGGCTGACGTTCGCAAAGGCGCTTCGCTCATTCCTTCGTCAGGATCCTGACATTATTCTGGTGGGCGAGATCCGAGACCTTGAGACGGCTCAGATTGCCATTCAGGCATCGCTCACGGGTCACTTGGTGCTGAGCACGCTGCACACGAACGACGCGCCGAGTTCGATCATCCGATTGGTGGACCTTGGTGTCGAGCCGTTCCTGCTGACTGCGACGATCGAGGGCGTCGTCGCTCAGCGGCTTGCGAGGACGATCTGTCCGAAGTGCAAGGAGCCGTACCAGCCGAGCGATGAGGAGCTTATGGAGCTGAACCTCACGCCCGACAAGGTCAAGGGGCGTCACTTCTTCCGCGGGCGCGGCTGCGACAACTGCAGCAAGTCGGGCTATCGCGGGCGTATGGCTCTCTTCGAGATCTTCTCTATCGAGGACGAGCTGCGTGAGTTGATCATGCGGAACGCCTCGACGGCCGTTCTTCGAGAGCACTCGATCAAACGCGGCATGCGGACGCTGCGCGACTCGGGCATGCTGGCGATCTACGAGGGCCAGACGACGATCGACGAGGTGGTGAGGGAGACGCTGGCCGAGGAATGA
- a CDS encoding type II secretion system F family protein yields the protein MGTFAYEALNAAGKPQKGTIEASTSDDAIQRIKAQGFFPTSVREQKVKKSVIAEDTSKAKKKPKKGLSFGKVKAKQLTLFTRQLSTLQDAGLPLLRSLQILEGQQKPGLMKNVLLGVCEDVEGGSSLSDAFTKHPRCFDRLYCKMVNAGEIGGVLDIILQRLANFMEKSQSLKRKIKGAMIYPIVVVIIAALILTFIMIFIIPKFQEIFSDFGVALPTLTVFLINTSSWVAGINPGQKIGGWVFLLIAPFIIFTFLKLIRKSGPGRAATDWVLLKTPIFGPLVKKSTIARFTRTLGTLISAGVPILEALLITRDTSGNYVFEKALNKVHDSIREGESFADPLRESKTCDAIVVNMIDVGEETGEMDTMLLKIADNYDEEVDVAVGSLLKLIEPLMVVVLGGIVGTIVVAMFLPLVAMINSLQSSK from the coding sequence ATGGGCACGTTCGCGTACGAGGCACTCAACGCAGCCGGCAAGCCCCAGAAGGGGACGATCGAGGCATCGACGAGCGATGACGCGATCCAGCGGATCAAGGCGCAGGGGTTTTTCCCGACGTCTGTGCGTGAGCAGAAGGTCAAGAAGTCCGTGATCGCCGAGGACACGTCGAAGGCGAAGAAGAAGCCGAAGAAGGGGCTCTCGTTCGGCAAGGTGAAGGCCAAGCAGTTGACGCTGTTCACGCGGCAGCTCTCGACCCTTCAGGACGCGGGCCTGCCTCTGCTGCGGTCGCTCCAGATTCTTGAGGGGCAGCAGAAGCCGGGTCTGATGAAGAACGTTCTTCTGGGCGTGTGTGAGGATGTCGAGGGCGGCTCGTCGCTTTCCGATGCGTTCACGAAGCACCCGCGGTGCTTCGATCGCCTGTACTGCAAGATGGTGAACGCGGGCGAGATCGGCGGCGTGCTCGACATCATTCTGCAGCGTCTGGCGAACTTCATGGAGAAGAGCCAGTCGCTGAAGCGGAAGATCAAGGGCGCGATGATCTACCCGATCGTGGTCGTGATCATCGCGGCTCTGATCCTGACGTTCATCATGATCTTCATCATCCCGAAGTTCCAGGAGATCTTCTCCGACTTCGGCGTTGCGCTCCCCACGCTCACGGTGTTCCTCATCAATACGAGCAGTTGGGTCGCGGGCATCAACCCGGGCCAGAAGATCGGCGGCTGGGTGTTCCTGCTGATTGCGCCCTTCATCATCTTCACGTTCCTCAAGCTGATCAGGAAGTCGGGGCCCGGACGTGCAGCGACGGACTGGGTGCTGCTCAAGACCCCGATTTTCGGGCCGTTGGTGAAGAAGTCGACGATCGCGAGGTTTACGCGAACCCTGGGCACGCTGATCTCGGCGGGCGTTCCGATTCTCGAGGCGCTTCTGATCACTCGCGACACATCGGGCAACTACGTCTTCGAGAAGGCGCTGAACAAGGTTCACGATTCGATCCGAGAGGGCGAGTCGTTCGCGGATCCGCTTCGTGAGTCCAAGACCTGCGATGCGATCGTGGTGAACATGATCGACGTCGGCGAGGAGACCGGCGAGATGGACACGATGCTGCTGAAGATCGCGGACAACTACGACGAAGAGGTCGATGTCGCGGTCGGTTCGCTGCTGAAGCTCATCGAGCCGTTGATGGTTGTCGTGCTGGGCGGCATCGTCGGAACGATCGTCGTCGCGATGTTCCTGCCGCTCGTGGCCATGATCAACTCGCTGCAGAGCAGCAAGTGA
- a CDS encoding prepilin-type N-terminal cleavage/methylation domain-containing protein: protein MMMARQRTGSCGQRAFTLVEVIFSILLIAILISISIVGIQAASRSAQASADRQAVLSLKVGVESFKQEFGFLPPLAKGEVPPGSEEPFLTSERRVNVYNPSVASDLNFLRGRTGAADGAAISDDSAFRFSRQSLPFYLGGILDANADGVDGPGFRAPRRDGTFASSGPSYQPFVDTSKKTLRAWPSSDTSRPYVVEFRDRSGIAIRYYRWAKESDAEIARSGLRALNIPKVLGDPTSDADERASPADANPALRDAEFAIVAAGPNRVFGDIKIGADKGTGTESLVEIRRTLGLPSSRTDIAVEQEGRKDNIVEVGR, encoded by the coding sequence ATGATGATGGCACGGCAGAGAACGGGTTCTTGCGGGCAGCGGGCCTTCACGCTGGTTGAGGTCATCTTCTCGATCCTTTTGATCGCGATCCTGATCTCGATCTCGATCGTGGGGATTCAGGCGGCCTCGCGGAGCGCTCAGGCGTCTGCGGATCGTCAGGCGGTGCTCTCGTTGAAGGTCGGTGTGGAGAGCTTCAAGCAGGAGTTCGGTTTCCTGCCGCCGCTGGCCAAGGGTGAGGTGCCTCCCGGCAGTGAGGAGCCGTTCCTGACGTCCGAGCGGAGAGTGAACGTCTACAACCCGTCTGTCGCTTCGGACTTGAACTTTCTTCGTGGGCGAACGGGAGCTGCGGATGGTGCGGCTATCAGCGATGACTCGGCGTTCCGTTTCTCGCGGCAGTCGTTGCCATTCTACCTCGGCGGCATTCTTGACGCGAACGCTGACGGCGTCGATGGTCCCGGGTTCCGGGCTCCGCGTCGTGACGGGACGTTCGCGAGTTCAGGTCCCTCTTACCAGCCGTTCGTGGACACTTCGAAAAAGACGCTTCGGGCATGGCCATCGAGCGACACCTCGCGTCCTTATGTGGTGGAGTTCAGAGATCGCTCGGGCATCGCGATCCGTTACTACCGCTGGGCCAAGGAGTCCGACGCTGAGATCGCTCGGTCGGGTCTGCGGGCGTTGAACATACCCAAGGTCCTCGGTGATCCGACCAGCGATGCGGACGAGCGTGCCTCCCCTGCCGACGCGAATCCGGCGTTGCGAGACGCGGAGTTCGCGATCGTTGCGGCGGGTCCGAACCGGGTGTTCGGCGATATCAAGATCGGTGCGGACAAGGGGACAGGCACGGAGTCGCTGGTTGAGATCCGTCGCACGCTCGGGCTGCCTTCCTCTCGCACGGATATCGCGGTCGAGCAAGAGGGTCGGAAGGACAACATCGTGGAGGTGGGACGATGA
- a CDS encoding prepilin-type N-terminal cleavage/methylation domain-containing protein, translating into MTRSTRDAGFSRLERSFTLIELLVVVSLLSILLAVAVPAFSSLLESNERALADSKLKIAASLGRDAAVRSGRGSDGAVAFFYAPGGRMRAVPFVKAGVIEDEDASGNPIERDVFVQVDTFEAIEFPRGWSVRGYAPAYSVDQQWYERTVEAADRNKGNWVFPETHLYDPRDTDGGGERQTFLIRFDAVDGTASVPKARDALLLDPSTSRVLRDREPFRTFNIERAASHLAYVRSILQLPPSDSRRRELLGDESPDTVLARQVTQVVLYDETRLAGALRVRLDRDTQTIYRSSTRPELVAGVTRADIMNWLEGRNVSSDGPSKQPDKAARVYFVERYSGSLREMFP; encoded by the coding sequence ATGACGCGATCCACACGCGATGCGGGATTTTCTCGTCTTGAGCGCTCGTTCACGCTGATCGAGTTGCTGGTGGTCGTCTCGCTGCTGTCGATTCTGCTTGCTGTTGCAGTGCCGGCTTTCTCGTCGCTGCTGGAATCGAATGAGCGGGCGCTCGCGGACAGCAAGCTCAAGATCGCGGCGTCGCTCGGGCGAGATGCCGCGGTGCGATCCGGGCGGGGGAGCGACGGCGCGGTGGCGTTTTTCTACGCGCCGGGCGGGCGCATGCGAGCGGTGCCGTTCGTGAAGGCCGGGGTGATTGAGGATGAGGATGCCTCGGGGAATCCGATCGAGCGCGATGTCTTCGTTCAGGTGGACACGTTCGAGGCGATCGAGTTTCCGCGTGGCTGGTCTGTTCGCGGGTATGCCCCGGCGTACTCGGTCGATCAGCAGTGGTATGAGCGGACTGTCGAGGCGGCCGACCGCAACAAGGGCAACTGGGTCTTTCCAGAGACGCACCTGTACGATCCTCGTGATACGGACGGCGGCGGCGAGCGTCAGACCTTTCTGATTCGGTTCGATGCGGTTGACGGGACTGCATCGGTCCCGAAGGCGCGTGACGCGCTGCTCCTGGACCCGAGCACGTCGAGAGTTCTGCGTGATAGAGAGCCATTCAGAACGTTCAATATCGAGCGTGCTGCGAGCCATCTGGCGTACGTACGGTCGATCCTCCAGCTTCCTCCGAGCGATTCGCGCCGGCGCGAGTTGCTCGGGGATGAGTCTCCCGACACGGTTCTCGCGAGGCAGGTGACTCAGGTTGTGCTGTACGACGAGACGCGGCTGGCCGGTGCTCTGAGGGTGAGACTCGACCGTGACACGCAGACGATTTATCGGTCGAGTACGCGCCCGGAGCTGGTCGCGGGTGTGACGCGAGCGGACATCATGAACTGGCTCGAAGGGCGGAATGTATCGAGCGACGGGCCGTCCAAGCAGCCCGATAAGGCCGCACGTGTGTACTTCGTCGAGCGGTATTCGGGATCGCTCAGGGAGATGTTCCCATGA
- a CDS encoding type II secretion system protein: MKATTKQPAKCFGVRRRGFTLVETLVAIGAVALISVGIAAIFQSVGRTVTTGRRVSNFSQFATLVERQMRADFSRMTRDGYLVIHHQYASDLNGRRINVLPYEGALASEARQRRIDEILFFAKGDFTSGREPMSPGVIARSGTAAIYYGHGAVWPVGFDSLGNIWRRPEVNSIPTVTAPLTLGYRPSATASVEEFPNQFSSSWNLLRHVTLLAPLASTETRYAPSGAFGYPASSPFLIDQDTQIALQPAAVSLFRTLSRMNLGAGGGPVVGPGIRPLRESTSGGLLTRRPLRSTGLVDIATTDLAEIRSISQSMAKSNKTDILRPGDIAGAGRFENFRKQQIEEDANDPVRRPGGFNVIPRLTRPNIESPSANPDRDVLSNIQNWMREAFPANSFGDPSSLAAESGAYIRMRAEQVPPDYFTASSLVNDLERTYRRADQLMLTSSVFVPRCSELIIEWSFGQADTNGRLVWYGGKETPGIAGDTIRLYPGLPSLKPPASEAAWYRPFSSLPASASAARDHRLSPYLIYDALALANFEPASAAMNTNAQATAHFGYIDPTWPGAGSPGASEPRTLPWAWPKLIRVTMTLSDPVDPSVEETFQFVFELPADPMP; this comes from the coding sequence ATGAAAGCCACCACGAAACAACCCGCGAAGTGCTTCGGAGTGAGGCGGAGGGGCTTCACGCTGGTAGAGACGCTCGTGGCGATCGGCGCGGTCGCGCTGATCTCGGTCGGCATCGCGGCGATCTTTCAGTCGGTCGGGCGGACGGTGACCACGGGGCGGCGTGTGAGCAACTTCTCGCAGTTCGCGACGCTCGTCGAGCGTCAGATGCGGGCTGACTTTTCGAGGATGACGCGTGACGGCTACCTGGTGATCCACCACCAGTACGCGTCCGATCTGAACGGGCGGCGGATCAATGTGCTGCCGTATGAGGGTGCGCTTGCATCGGAGGCACGTCAGCGGCGGATCGATGAGATCTTGTTTTTTGCGAAGGGTGATTTCACTTCTGGTCGTGAGCCGATGTCGCCGGGCGTGATTGCGCGATCGGGGACTGCCGCGATTTACTACGGGCACGGCGCGGTCTGGCCTGTCGGGTTCGACAGTCTCGGCAACATCTGGCGTCGGCCCGAGGTGAACTCGATTCCGACGGTGACTGCTCCTCTGACGCTGGGGTATCGCCCGAGTGCGACGGCCTCTGTCGAGGAGTTCCCCAACCAGTTTTCTTCATCCTGGAATCTGCTGCGTCACGTCACACTGCTCGCGCCGCTCGCATCGACGGAGACACGCTACGCGCCGAGCGGGGCGTTCGGTTATCCGGCAAGCAGTCCGTTCCTGATCGATCAGGATACGCAGATCGCTCTGCAGCCCGCGGCCGTCAGTTTGTTCCGCACACTCTCGCGCATGAACCTTGGCGCGGGTGGCGGGCCCGTTGTCGGGCCGGGAATCCGGCCTCTGCGAGAATCGACCTCGGGCGGGCTTCTGACCAGGCGGCCTCTTCGCTCGACCGGTCTGGTTGACATCGCAACGACTGATCTTGCGGAGATCCGATCGATCTCTCAGTCCATGGCGAAGAGCAACAAAACCGACATCCTTAGGCCGGGCGACATCGCCGGGGCGGGGCGGTTCGAGAACTTCCGCAAGCAGCAGATCGAGGAGGACGCGAACGACCCGGTGAGACGCCCAGGAGGGTTCAACGTCATTCCTCGCCTCACTCGTCCCAACATCGAGTCGCCCTCTGCGAATCCTGATCGCGATGTTCTGAGCAACATCCAGAACTGGATGCGAGAGGCGTTCCCCGCGAATTCGTTCGGCGATCCGAGTTCTCTTGCGGCGGAGTCAGGGGCGTATATCCGCATGAGGGCGGAGCAGGTGCCGCCGGATTACTTCACGGCTTCGTCGCTGGTGAACGACCTTGAGCGGACGTACCGGCGTGCGGACCAGTTGATGCTGACTTCTTCTGTGTTTGTGCCGCGTTGCTCGGAGTTGATCATCGAGTGGAGTTTCGGCCAGGCGGACACGAACGGTCGGTTGGTGTGGTACGGCGGGAAGGAGACGCCGGGTATCGCGGGCGACACGATCCGGCTGTATCCGGGGCTGCCGTCGCTGAAGCCTCCCGCCTCTGAAGCTGCGTGGTATCGTCCGTTCTCGTCGCTCCCGGCCTCTGCGAGTGCGGCGCGAGATCACCGGCTCTCGCCTTATCTGATCTATGACGCGCTGGCTCTTGCGAACTTTGAGCCGGCGTCTGCGGCTATGAACACCAATGCCCAGGCGACCGCGCACTTTGGCTATATCGATCCGACGTGGCCGGGTGCGGGGTCGCCGGGTGCGAGCGAGCCGCGCACGCTGCCGTGGGCGTGGCCGAAGCTGATTCGTGTGACGATGACGCTGTCCGATCCCGTTGACCCGTCGGTCGAAGAGACGTTCCAGTTTGTGTTCGAACTTCCTGCAGATCCGATGCCGTGA
- a CDS encoding ABC transporter permease — protein sequence MTTRLGSTTSSITPAVARARWPLSGAVGGAVVLFMLAICLGSLPWTLASTGAGPAYATGLVEDARRSPGDGYVLGTDHLGRSLLVRCLAGGAVSLLVGLASGILAVSIGTLYGAIAGYVGGRVDAVMMRVVDVLYGLPYVLLVVLLAVAGQAITEEYQARTKERASWVRAEAAQRIVEADQSAASPVSSRPSRETIDCWMVVNPAERDALEEAALVVLPPRVISERTRAALDAATLLVAIGCVSWLTMARVIRGQVLSLKERPFVEAARAAGASPVRVFARHLLPNLVGPIVVYTTLTVPQAILQESFLSFLGIGVRPPLPSWGNLAADGLAEINTFRSHWWLLAFPCVLLAATLLSLNFVGEALRESFDPRWRRRR from the coding sequence GTGACGACGCGACTCGGTTCAACCACGAGTTCCATCACGCCCGCTGTGGCGCGAGCCCGGTGGCCGCTCTCCGGTGCTGTCGGGGGTGCGGTCGTCCTGTTCATGCTGGCGATCTGCCTCGGCAGTCTGCCCTGGACACTCGCGTCGACGGGTGCGGGCCCGGCCTACGCGACCGGATTGGTCGAGGATGCGAGGAGGTCGCCGGGTGATGGGTATGTGCTGGGCACCGACCACCTGGGGCGTTCGCTTCTGGTGCGATGTCTTGCCGGCGGGGCGGTCTCATTGCTGGTCGGGCTGGCCTCGGGAATCCTCGCTGTGTCGATCGGGACCCTGTACGGCGCGATTGCGGGTTACGTCGGTGGGCGTGTTGACGCTGTGATGATGCGAGTGGTCGATGTGCTCTACGGGCTTCCGTACGTTCTGCTGGTTGTGTTGCTCGCTGTTGCAGGTCAGGCGATCACCGAGGAGTACCAGGCCCGGACGAAAGAGCGTGCGTCCTGGGTGCGAGCTGAAGCGGCCCAGCGAATTGTGGAGGCCGATCAGTCAGCGGCCAGCCCCGTTTCCTCTCGGCCCTCTCGTGAGACGATAGATTGCTGGATGGTCGTGAATCCGGCCGAGCGCGACGCACTCGAAGAGGCGGCGTTGGTGGTTCTGCCCCCTCGGGTGATCTCTGAGCGAACGAGAGCCGCTCTCGACGCCGCGACGTTGCTGGTCGCGATCGGGTGCGTGAGTTGGCTGACGATGGCCCGGGTGATCAGGGGGCAGGTGCTCTCGCTGAAGGAGCGTCCCTTTGTGGAGGCGGCGCGAGCCGCGGGGGCATCGCCGGTCCGTGTCTTCGCACGACACCTGCTGCCGAATCTCGTGGGGCCGATCGTTGTGTATACAACGTTGACCGTGCCGCAGGCGATCCTTCAGGAGAGCTTCCTGAGCTTTCTCGGGATTGGGGTGCGTCCTCCGCTGCCGAGTTGGGGAAACCTCGCGGCGGATGGCCTGGCAGAGATCAACACCTTCAGGTCGCACTGGTGGCTGCTGGCGTTTCCGTGCGTGCTGCTGGCGGCGACGCTGCTGTCGCTGAACTTTGTCGGTGAGGCGTTACGTGAGTCGTTCGACCCGCGTTGGAGGCGTCGGCGATGA